A region of Paramormyrops kingsleyae isolate MSU_618 chromosome 17, PKINGS_0.4, whole genome shotgun sequence DNA encodes the following proteins:
- the synrg gene encoding synergin gamma isoform X1 — protein sequence MALRPGAGGGGSFMYPVGGGLGPPQGLIPLQQQQGFPMVQVMQPNMQGMMGMNFGAQMPPGAMPIQGTMPMAMQAQGMPFMGQPPFMGMRAPGPQFSADVQKQMAEEHQKRLEQQARLLEEDRKRRQFEEQKQKLRLLSSVKPKTGERSRDDALEAIKGNLDGFSRDAKMHPTPSTHPNKPDASPCHSSVTSHSLTPTFPEEDDDFSDFIQGPVEAPPLPPPTTSSGPSPLPQSLLHSLPITSSSSSAFKGPSLEEKLLSSCDFHASGQAQVNFKARRLLAQMGPREQVAAQFQPSSRARNWAGASDELSKVFAVESPATQAPPAPPAAAKDSGVAVFPQQEHMQPMLPAWLYNDSLVPELFKKVLEFSMTPSGVDTAKLYPILMSSGLPREALGQIWATANRTTPGKLTKEELYSVLAMIGVAQSGLPVMGLDVLSQFPSPPVPSLPALAMGVPPVLPQHPAPMIAQPPVAMAVPTAAPAPMGVASMGVASMGVASMGVASMGVASMGVASMGVASSTAAQPPASFVASFPPAQGGKPDDDDFQEFQEAPKAGAAEDSFTDFQGESGAPATSVTPSQSSGPVLLTPVSGSSSASSDKYAVFKQLSVEQTVDTAPPASDSADKYSVFRELEPPSDRKPVGEGFADFKSASADDGFTDFKTADSISPLDPSDSAKMVQPTFSPAFPKSHPLQPQLPAPLSQPRNPLNMADLDLFSSLAPPGPPADGKLPSFPSPGAAPSVAVAPPPSTGSKPSGGGVDDFGDFALFGSSSGSPSAAAGAVTAGAGSVAQDDFADFMAFGSAGEAWGDTRPGASSLGERQSQRQQPPQHRGAPDKYDVFKQLSLEGGLAYDDAKEGSGSLASLRGDADDFADFQSSKFCTALGASEKSLTDKLAKEDSSSVKSLDLPSIGGSSAGKDDSEDALSVQLDMKLSDVGGDLKHVMSDSSLDLPGLSAHQPPSAETDDSRFDPFGTLTAGSSGSSDWPDREDSSASQAKAALAGMSGPDGFGAPSSAVMRRKETSFGSTENVTRTTEAKVTTFPTADDASKLEAFTSFGPHCVAPAGEDDDFGDFASTVSEKLGPCAEPGPDRTSSEAASAFQGDKPKFGKSDFLKVSAQAKVKSSEEMIQNELATFDLSVQGSHKRSHSLGDKEISRSTPSPAPETPFRDRSNTLSEKPALPVIRDKYKDLTGEVEESERYAYEWQRCLESALQVISKANDTLNNISSSAVCTEVIQSEQGMDYLLGVVEVYRVTKRVELGIKATAVCSEKLQNLLKDISRVWNNLMGFMSLASLTPDESSLDFSSCILRHGIRNAKELACGVCLLNVDSRSKGVKGRMVGRLFGWALTKDSDRRFRAFNSETDNFKLLYGGHQYHASCANFWINCVEPKPPGLVLPDLL from the exons ATGGCGCTACGGCCAGGAGCTGGGGGAGGTGGCAG cttcatGTACCCAGTTGGAGGTGGCCTGGGGCCTCCACAAG GCTTGATTCCcttgcagcagcagcagggattCCCCATGGTCCAGGTTATGCAGCCCAACATGCAAGGGATGATGGGAATGAACTTTGGTGCTCAGATGCCCCCTGGTGCCATGCCCATTCAG GGTACAATGCCCATGGCGATGCAGGCCCAGGGGATGCCGTTCATGGGGCAGCCCCCCTTCATGGGCATGCGGGCACCGGGCCCCCAGTTCTCTGCGGACGTGCAGAAGCAGATGGCCGAGGAGCACCA gaagCGGCTCGAGCAGCAGGCCCGCCTGCTTGAGGAGGACCGCAAGAGGAGGCAGTTTGAGGAGCAGAAGCAAAAGCTACGGCTGCTCAGCAGCGTCAAGCCCAAG ACAGGAGAGAGGAGCAGGGACGATGCCCTCGAGGCTATCAAGGGGAACCTGGACGGGTTCAGCCGGGACGCCAAGATGCACCCCACGCCCTCTACGCACCCCAATAAGCCAG ACGCATCACCATGCCACTCCTCTGTcacctctcactctctcacccCCACTTTCCCTGAGGAGGATGACGATTTTAGTGACTTCATTCAGGGTCCTGTCGaagcccctccccttcccccacccaccacctcctctggcccctcccccttgCCCCAGTCTCTTCTTCACTCTCTGCCAATCACCTCCAGCTCCAGTTCTGCGTTCAAAG GCCCCTCCCTGGAAGAGAAACTGCTGTCCTCCTGCGACTTCCATGCCAGCGGACAGGCTCAGGTTAACTTTAAAGCCCGCCGCCTTCTGGCCCAGATGGGCCCCCGGGAACAGGTGGCAGCCCAGTTTCAGCCCAGCTCCAGGGCCCGAAACTGGGCCGGCGCATCTGATGAGCTGAGCAAGGTGTTCGCTGTGGAGTCGCCAGCCACCCAGGCTCCCCCGGCCCCCCCAGCGGCCGCTAAGGACAGCG GTGTGGCTGTGTTTCCGCAACAGGAACACATGCAGCCGATGTTGCCGGCCTGGCTGTACAACGACAGCCTCGTCCCAG AGCTGTTCAAGAAGGTGCTGGAGTTCAGCATGACCCCGTCCGGCGTCGACACGGCCAAGCTGTACCCCATCCTGATGTCCTCCGGGCTGCCCCGGGAGGCCctgggccagatctgggccacGGCAAACCGAACCACGCCCGGCAAGCTGACCAAGGAGGAGCTGTACAGCGTGCTGGCCATGATCGGGGTGGCGCAG AGCGGACTCCCGGTGATGGGTCTGGATGTCCTGAGCCAGTTCCCCAGCCCACCGGTGCCCTCTCTGCCCGCCCTGGCTATGGGCGTGCCTCCCGTCCTGCCCCAGCACCCGGCGCCCATGATAGCCCAGCCGCCCGTCGCCATGGCCGTGCCCACAGCAGCGCCCGCCCCCATGGGTGTGGCCTCCATGGGTGTGGCCTCCATGGGTGTGGCCTCCATGGGCGTGGCCTCCATGGGCGTGGCCTCCATGGGCGTGGCCTCCATGGGCGTGGCCTCCAGCACCGCTGCCCAGCCTCCCGCTAGCTTCGTGGCCAGCTTCCCGCCAGCACAG GGGGGCAAACCAGATGACGACGACTTCCAGGAATTCCAGGAAGCCCCCAAGGCGGGGGCAGCCGAGGACTCATTCACTGATTTCCAGGGGGAGTCTGGGGCCCCCGCCACCAGCGTGACCCCCTCACAGAGCAG tggcccTGTTCTGCTCACCCCAGTGTCCGGGTCCTCGTCTGCCTCGTCTGATAAGTACGCCGTGTTCAAACAGCTCTCGGTGGAGCAGACCGTGGATACAGCCCCCCCTGCCTCAG ACTCTGCTGACAAGTACAGTGTCTTCCGAGAGCTGGAGCCACCATCAGACCGGAAGCCAGTAG GTGAAGGTTTTGCCGACTTTAAGTCAGCCAGTGCCGATGATGGCTTCACAGACTTTAAAACAGCCGACAGCATTTCTCCACTAGACCCCTCCGACTCAGCCAAGATGGTCCAGCCCACATTTTCTCCTGCTTTCCCTAAATCTCACCCCCTCCAGCCTCAGCTTCCCGCCCCCCTTTCTCAGCCCAGAAACCCTTTAAACATGGCCGACCTTGACCTCTTCTCCTCCCTGGCCCCACCTGGGCCCCCGGCAGACGGCAAGCTGCCGTCTTTCCCATCACCTGGCGCCGCTCCTTCTGTGGCGGtggcgcccccccccagcacaggtTCCAAGCCCTCCGGGGGAGGCGTCGACGATTTTGGCGACTTTGCTCTCTTCGGCTCCTCCTCTGGCTCCCCCTCGGCCGCCGCCGGCGCAGTGACGGCAGGGGCCGGATCTGTGGCCCAGGATGACTTTGCGGACTTCATGGCATTCGGGAGCGCCGGCGAGGCCTGGGGAGACACCCGGCCGGGGGCCAGCAGCCTGGGGGAGAGACAGTCTCAGCGCCAGCAGCCTCCGCAGCACCGCGGCGCCCCTGACAAGTACGACGTGTTCAAGCAGCTCTCGCTCGAGGGAGGCCTGGCCTACGATGACGCGAAGGAAGGCAGCGGCTCTCTCGCCTCGCTCAGGGGCGACGCTGACGACTTCGCCGACTTCCAGTCCTCCAAGTTCTGCACGGCGCTCGGCGCCTCGGAAAAGAGCCTGACTGACAAGCTGGCCAAGGAGGACTCGTCTTCCGTCAAGTCGCTGGACCTCCCATCCATCGGGGGCAGCAGTGCAGGCAAAGATGACTCTGAGGACGCACTCTCCGTGCAGCTGGATATGAAGCTGTCAGATGTGGGCGGGGACCTGAAGCATGTGATGTCAGACAGCTCCCTGGACCTGCCGGGCCTCTCTGCCCATCAGCCCCCCTCCGCAG AGACCGATGACTCGAGGTTTGACCCCTTCGGTACGCTCACAGCTGGAAGCTCAGGCTCTTCCGATTGGCCGGACAgggaggactcttcagccagtcagGCCAAGGCGGCACTGGCCGGGATGTCCGGTCCCGATGGGTTTGGAGCGCCGTCTTCTGCTGTCATGCGACGGAAGGAGACGTCCTTCGGAAGCACGGAAAATGTGACTCGCACCACGGAGGCCAAGGTCACCACCTTCCCCACCGCCGACGACGCCAGCAAGCTCGAGGCCTTCACCAGCTTCGGCCCCCACTGCGTGGCACCGGCCGGCGAGGACGACGACTTTGGGGACTTTGCTAGCACCGTATCAGAGAAGTTGGGCCCCTGTGCTGAGCCGGGTCCAGATCGCACCTCAAGCGAGGCTGCCAGCGCCTTCCAGGGTGACAAGCCCAAATTTGGCAAGTCGGACTTCCTGAAGGTCAGTGCCCAGGCCAAGGTGAAATCCAGTGAAGAGATGATCCAGAATGAGCTGGCCACCTTTGATCTCTCTGTGCAAG gctctcACAAGCGCAGCCACAGCCTCGGCGATAAGGAGATTAGCCGCTCGACTCCATCCCCAGCTCCAGAGACGCCGTTCCGCGACCGCTCCAACACCCTGAGCGAGAAGCCCGCCCTGCCCGTCATCCGGGACAAGTACAAGGATCTGACGGGGGAGGTGGAG GAGAGCGAGCGCTATGCGTATGAGTGGCAGCGGTGCCTGGAGAGCGCCCTGCAG GTGATCAGCAAAGCCAATGACACGCTGAATAACATCAGCAGCTCCGCTGTCTGCACAGAGGTCATCCAGTCGGAGCAGGGCATGGATTACCTGCTGG GTGTGGTGGAGGTGTACCGGGTGACCAAGCGGGTGGAGCTGGGCATCAAGGCGACGGCCGTGTGTTCGGAGAAGCTCCAGAATCTTCTGAAGGACATCAGCCGCGTGTGGAACAACCTGATGGGCTTCATGTCCCTGGCCAGCCTGACG CCCGACGAGAGCTCCCTGGACTTCTCCTCCTGCATCCTGAGGCACGGCATCCGGAACGCCAAGGAGCTGGCCTGCGGAGTGTGTCTACTCAACGTGGACTCGCGCAGCAAG GGCGTGAAAGGCAGGATGGTGGGACGGCTGTTCGGATGG GCACTGACCAAAGACAGTGACCGAAGATTCAGG GCCTTCAACTCGGAGACGGACAACTTCAAGCTGCTTTACGGCGGCCACCAGTATCATGCCAGCTGTGCCAACTTCTGGATCAACTGCGTGGAGCCCAAACCCCCAGGCCTTGTTCTGCCTGACCTGCTCTGA